From one Bacillota bacterium genomic stretch:
- the whiA gene encoding DNA-binding protein WhiA: MEHASFAGATREELVRRPPGRPAERRAELAGLAAGCARAGEGEGSLFLTEHAAVARRILVLLRLEGGRPLRVGVERVRRLGGGNVYRVEAGGPPPPGAPGQPLPRRLLRTAAARRAFLRGLWLASGSLSRPAAEHHLEFRLRDAAQVELVRALLEREGLRSGLSLRRGMPVVYLKGAEAIVRLLGLIGASEALLRWEEAMVVRQVRGEVNRLVNAETANLNKAVEAGIRQAAAVRRLAEAGALERLPPELRQLARLRLERPDLSLGELGAALRPPLAKSAVSRRMRQLERLAAALEAGPPGAAGARPDPAGGDTLE; encoded by the coding sequence GTGGAGCACGCCTCCTTCGCCGGCGCCACGCGCGAGGAGCTGGTGCGGCGGCCGCCCGGCCGCCCGGCCGAGCGGCGGGCGGAGCTGGCCGGCCTGGCGGCCGGCTGCGCCCGAGCGGGGGAGGGCGAGGGGAGCCTCTTCCTCACCGAGCACGCCGCGGTGGCGCGACGCATCCTCGTCCTCCTGCGGCTGGAGGGCGGCCGGCCGCTGCGCGTGGGCGTGGAGCGCGTGCGGCGGCTGGGCGGGGGCAACGTCTACCGCGTGGAGGCGGGCGGGCCGCCGCCGCCCGGGGCGCCCGGCCAACCCCTGCCGCGCCGCCTGCTGCGCACGGCGGCCGCAAGGCGCGCCTTCCTGCGCGGCCTCTGGCTGGCCAGCGGCTCGCTCAGCCGGCCGGCCGCCGAGCACCACCTGGAGTTCCGTCTGCGCGACGCCGCCCAGGTGGAGCTGGTGCGGGCGCTCCTGGAGCGGGAGGGGCTCCGCTCGGGGCTCAGTCTGCGGCGCGGGATGCCGGTGGTCTACCTGAAGGGGGCCGAGGCCATCGTCCGCCTGCTCGGCCTGATCGGCGCCAGCGAGGCGCTCCTCCGCTGGGAGGAGGCCATGGTCGTCCGCCAGGTGCGCGGCGAGGTCAATCGGCTGGTCAACGCCGAGACGGCCAACCTGAACAAGGCGGTGGAGGCGGGGATCCGCCAGGCGGCCGCCGTCCGCCGGCTGGCGGAGGCGGGCGCGCTGGAGCGGTTGCCGCCGGAACTGCGGCAGCTGGCCCGGCTGCGGCTGGAGCGCCCCGACCTGAGCCTCGGCGAGCTGGGCGCCGCGCTCCGGCCGCCGCTGGCCAAGTCGGCCGTCAGCCGGCGCATGCGGCAGCTGGAGCGCCTGGCGGCGGCGCTCGAGGCGGGGCCGCCCGGGGCCGCCGGGGCCCGTCCCGACCCGGCCGGGGGCGATACGTTAGAATGA
- a CDS encoding polyprenyl synthetase family protein — translation MFEPIPPQAAGVAVASAEAAALVRAELRAVEETIAAELASDRPYVTEMALHLLRKGGKRLRPLLVLLTGRLLGAEPERLVPAAAAVEILHTATLVHDDTIDRAALRRGVETVNARWGDAVAVLVGDFLFARSFLLFARTGRNEVVQRMADVVNVMSVGEIDQQRQAFDPSVGEAAYLERIGRKTAEFIAACCGLGARLADASPGQVEAAERFGREIGLGYQMVDDLLDLGAGGQALGKPVGSDLREGLLTLPVLWALRHSPHAAEIRRLIESRRLGEREVEQVRRWVEASGGLEEARRRAEEHTLRARQALAELPAGACREALDRLAVELVHRTY, via the coding sequence ATGTTCGAACCGATCCCACCGCAGGCTGCCGGCGTGGCGGTCGCTTCGGCCGAGGCCGCCGCCCTCGTCCGGGCGGAGCTCCGCGCGGTGGAGGAGACCATCGCCGCGGAGCTGGCCAGCGACCGGCCGTACGTCACCGAGATGGCGCTCCACCTGCTGCGAAAGGGCGGCAAGCGCCTGCGCCCGCTGCTGGTGCTGCTCACCGGGCGACTCCTGGGTGCCGAGCCGGAGCGGCTGGTGCCGGCGGCGGCGGCGGTGGAGATCCTGCACACGGCCACCCTGGTCCACGACGACACCATCGACCGGGCCGCCCTGCGGCGCGGCGTGGAGACGGTCAACGCCCGCTGGGGCGACGCGGTGGCCGTCCTGGTGGGCGACTTCCTCTTCGCGCGCTCCTTCCTGCTCTTCGCGCGGACCGGGCGGAACGAGGTCGTGCAGCGCATGGCCGACGTGGTCAACGTCATGTCGGTGGGCGAGATCGACCAGCAGCGCCAGGCCTTCGACCCTTCGGTGGGCGAGGCCGCCTACTTGGAGAGGATCGGGCGGAAGACCGCCGAGTTCATCGCCGCCTGCTGCGGCCTGGGCGCCCGCCTGGCCGACGCCTCCCCCGGCCAGGTGGAGGCGGCCGAGCGCTTCGGGCGGGAGATCGGGCTGGGCTACCAGATGGTCGACGACCTGCTCGACTTGGGTGCCGGCGGCCAGGCGCTGGGCAAGCCGGTGGGCAGCGACCTGCGCGAGGGGCTCCTGACGCTGCCGGTCCTCTGGGCGCTCCGCCACTCTCCGCACGCCGCCGAGATCCGGCGCCTCATCGAGTCGCGCCGGCTGGGCGAGCGCGAGGTGGAGCAGGTGCGCCGGTGGGTCGAGGCCTCCGGGGGGCTGGAGGAGGCGCGGCGGCGGGCGGAAGAGCACACGCTGCGCGCCCGGCAGGCGCTGGCCGAGCTGCCGGCGGGCGCCTGCCGGGAGGCGCTCGACCGGCTGGCCGTGGAACTGGTCCACAGGACGTACTGA
- a CDS encoding redox-sensing transcriptional repressor Rex: MAQSRIPDVTVRRLPIYLRVVESMRRQGAQTLSSQEMSRLTGFSSEQIRKDLAYFGAFGVRGVGYETEHLAWVIRNILGLAEPVAVALVGVGHLGSALVRHNVTQPTPMRIRFLFDAAPEKVGSFLGELPIRPVATIPAVLPAAGVQVAIVAVPPEAAQEVTDLLVEGGVRAILNFAPLALRVPPDVHVQNVDLNLALETLAYYRSHPGVPGRQSLLATQEMDGGK; this comes from the coding sequence ATGGCGCAGAGCCGCATCCCGGACGTGACGGTGCGCCGGCTCCCCATCTACCTGCGGGTGGTGGAGTCGATGCGCCGGCAGGGGGCGCAGACGCTCTCCTCGCAGGAGATGTCCCGCCTGACCGGCTTCTCCTCCGAGCAGATCCGGAAGGACCTGGCCTACTTCGGGGCCTTCGGGGTGCGCGGCGTCGGCTACGAGACGGAGCACCTGGCCTGGGTGATCCGCAACATCCTGGGGCTGGCGGAGCCGGTGGCGGTGGCGCTGGTGGGCGTGGGCCACCTGGGGTCGGCGCTGGTCCGGCACAACGTGACCCAGCCCACGCCCATGCGCATCCGCTTCCTCTTCGATGCTGCGCCGGAGAAGGTGGGCAGCTTCCTGGGCGAACTGCCTATCCGGCCGGTGGCCACCATCCCGGCCGTCCTGCCCGCCGCCGGCGTGCAGGTGGCCATCGTGGCGGTGCCGCCTGAAGCGGCGCAGGAGGTGACCGATCTCCTGGTCGAAGGCGGCGTCCGCGCCATCCTCAACTTCGCCCCCCTGGCGCTGCGCGTCCCGCCCGACGTCCACGTGCAGAACGTCGACCTCAACCTCGCGCTGGAGACGCTGGCCTACTACCGCAGCCACCCCGGCGTACCGGGACGCCAGTCGCTCCTGGCGACGCAGGAGATGGACGGGGGGAAGTGA
- the cdaA gene encoding diadenylate cyclase CdaA, with product MLGLFGNSPWDWLRNLLDVAIVTYIVYRLILLIRGTRALLLVQGLIVLFLAGAVSRWLDLRATAWLFNQALLPILVALPIVFQPELRRALEQVGSPRVLAVPAAPEEDIHHMIHEVARAAAILARQKIGALIVIERQAGLEDVAESGIRIDGRVSAEFLVNTFIPNTPLHDGAVLIRGARVVAAACFLPLTEERDLSVQLGSRHRAALGITEHSDALAVVVSEETGSISLADGGKLVRNLGQADLEELLARLLPLEESPQWAVPLPWARRHAGGAAAPRKGAGRP from the coding sequence CTGCTGGGCCTCTTCGGCAACTCGCCCTGGGACTGGCTGCGCAACCTCCTGGACGTCGCCATCGTCACCTACATCGTCTACCGGCTGATCCTGCTGATCCGCGGGACGCGCGCGCTCCTTCTGGTGCAGGGGCTGATCGTCCTCTTTCTGGCCGGCGCCGTCAGCCGCTGGCTCGACCTGCGCGCCACCGCCTGGCTCTTCAACCAGGCGCTCCTGCCCATCCTGGTGGCGCTGCCCATCGTCTTCCAGCCGGAGCTGCGCCGGGCGCTGGAGCAGGTGGGCTCGCCGCGCGTGCTGGCGGTGCCGGCCGCGCCCGAGGAAGACATCCACCACATGATCCACGAGGTGGCGCGCGCCGCCGCCATCCTGGCGCGGCAGAAGATCGGCGCGCTGATCGTGATCGAGCGCCAGGCGGGGCTGGAGGACGTGGCGGAGAGCGGCATCCGCATCGACGGCCGCGTCAGCGCGGAGTTCCTGGTCAACACCTTCATCCCCAACACCCCGCTGCACGACGGGGCGGTGCTCATCCGCGGCGCGCGGGTGGTGGCGGCGGCCTGCTTCCTGCCGCTGACCGAGGAGCGGGATCTCTCCGTCCAGCTGGGCAGCCGCCACCGCGCCGCGCTGGGCATCACCGAGCACTCCGACGCGCTGGCGGTGGTCGTCTCCGAGGAGACGGGCTCCATCTCCCTGGCCGACGGCGGCAAGCTCGTCCGCAACCTGGGCCAGGCCGACCTGGAGGAGCTGCTGGCGCGGCTCCTGCCGCTCGAGGAGAGCCCGCAGTGGGCGGTGCCCCTCCCCTGGGCGCGCCGCCACGCCGGCGGCGCCGCCGCCCCCAGGAAGGGGGCGGGCCGGCCTTGA